The Christiangramia flava JLT2011 genome has a segment encoding these proteins:
- a CDS encoding aldose epimerase family protein, with translation MKIKYLSALALATMISFTSCKDDKKEDTAESTKVDSTAVSEMELQAKDFDTLIDDKKVSLYWLKNDSIKAAFTNYGGRLVGLWVPDKNGKMTDVVVGMNSAEGFANATEPYFGATIGRVGNRIAKGKFKLNGEEYTIPQNNNGNTLHGGKKGFQYVVWDGEKRNDSTLVLHYKSPDMEEGFPGNLDVTVTYSLTSDRSVMMEYEATTDKATPVNLTNHAFFNLNGEGSGSILQHEVQIEADKFTPVDGGLIPSGELKEVAGTPFDFTQPHTIGERIETDNEQLKNGGGYDHNFVLTEAQTGDLNKAATVTGDQSGIVMDIFTQEPGLQFYSGNFMQSKNTFKSGAKDEYRTAFAMETQHFPDAPNQPEFPQITLEPGDTYHTVSEYKFSTTNQ, from the coding sequence ATGAAAATTAAATACCTGTCGGCATTAGCGCTAGCGACCATGATTTCCTTTACTTCCTGTAAAGATGACAAGAAGGAGGATACAGCCGAATCTACCAAAGTAGACTCTACCGCCGTTTCAGAAATGGAACTGCAGGCAAAAGATTTTGATACGCTTATCGACGATAAAAAAGTGAGTTTGTACTGGCTGAAAAATGACAGTATTAAAGCAGCTTTTACCAATTATGGAGGCCGTCTCGTTGGTCTTTGGGTTCCGGATAAAAACGGAAAAATGACAGATGTTGTTGTAGGGATGAACAGTGCAGAAGGTTTCGCCAATGCCACTGAACCCTATTTTGGAGCTACCATAGGTCGTGTGGGAAATCGTATCGCAAAAGGTAAATTCAAATTGAATGGGGAAGAATATACAATTCCGCAGAACAATAACGGGAATACTTTACACGGCGGAAAAAAAGGTTTCCAGTATGTGGTTTGGGATGGTGAAAAGCGAAATGACAGCACCCTGGTGCTTCATTATAAATCGCCAGATATGGAAGAGGGCTTTCCGGGAAACCTCGATGTCACGGTTACTTACTCATTGACCTCAGATCGCTCCGTGATGATGGAATATGAAGCAACGACAGATAAAGCCACTCCGGTAAATCTGACCAATCACGCCTTTTTCAATTTAAATGGTGAGGGAAGCGGAAGCATTCTTCAGCATGAAGTGCAGATTGAGGCTGATAAATTCACGCCGGTTGATGGTGGTTTGATCCCTTCCGGAGAATTAAAGGAAGTGGCAGGTACTCCTTTCGATTTTACACAACCGCACACCATTGGTGAGCGAATTGAAACGGATAATGAACAACTTAAAAATGGAGGAGGTTACGATCACAATTTCGTGCTTACCGAAGCTCAGACCGGTGATCTGAATAAAGCTGCGACCGTTACAGGCGATCAATCTGGAATCGTGATGGATATTTTCACGCAGGAACCGGGACTTCAGTTCTATAGCGGAAATTTCATGCAGTCGAAGAATACGTTCAAATCTGGTGCTAAAGATGAATATCGTACGGCTTTTGCCATGGAAACACAACACTTTCCAGACGCACCGAATCAACCTGAATTTCCGCAGATCACACTGGAGCCAGGTGACACCTATCACACCGTTTCAGAATATAAATTTTCAACCACGAATCAATAA
- a CDS encoding glycoside hydrolase family 43 protein has product MSKGIVTKIVLLGALAVVSCKDGNSDVAVNENTPKVSEKTTFTNPLKSSGADPYSWYKDGYYYYTNTLGNKLAIWKTKDLSEIGNAEMKVIWTPPENTMYSRNIWAPQVQFLEGKWYMYFAADDGDNQNHRMYVLENSSEDPMTGEWEFKGKVAAPSDKWAIDADIYEFQDQLYMIWSGWEGDENGRQDIFIAKMSNPYTIEGKRIKISSPTFDWERNYGNGPEVLVNEGPQFLEHGDNLFIVFSASGCWTDNYSLGLLKLTGDDLLDAENWEKDPEPYFSQSPENGVYGPGHNSFFKSPDGTEDWILYHANPNSGDGCGGNRSPRMQKITWNADGTPDFGTPVAPGTELELPSGTSEIKNTENEN; this is encoded by the coding sequence ATGAGTAAAGGAATTGTAACGAAAATTGTTTTGTTAGGGGCACTCGCTGTTGTATCCTGTAAGGATGGCAACAGCGATGTTGCTGTTAATGAGAATACACCGAAAGTTTCAGAAAAAACCACTTTTACGAATCCGCTGAAATCTTCAGGAGCCGATCCGTACAGCTGGTATAAAGACGGCTATTATTATTACACCAATACGTTAGGCAACAAGCTGGCGATCTGGAAAACAAAAGACCTTTCAGAAATTGGTAATGCCGAAATGAAAGTGATCTGGACACCGCCAGAAAATACCATGTATTCCCGAAATATCTGGGCACCTCAGGTTCAGTTCCTGGAGGGGAAGTGGTATATGTATTTCGCGGCTGATGATGGCGACAATCAGAATCACCGTATGTATGTACTCGAAAATTCTTCGGAAGATCCTATGACCGGAGAATGGGAATTCAAGGGAAAAGTCGCTGCACCATCAGACAAATGGGCGATTGATGCCGATATCTATGAATTTCAGGATCAGCTTTACATGATCTGGTCGGGTTGGGAAGGTGATGAGAATGGTCGCCAGGATATTTTCATCGCGAAGATGTCAAACCCCTATACGATCGAAGGAAAAAGAATCAAAATTTCTTCTCCGACTTTTGATTGGGAACGAAATTATGGAAATGGCCCGGAAGTTTTGGTAAATGAAGGTCCGCAGTTTTTGGAACATGGAGACAACTTGTTCATTGTATTTTCGGCCAGCGGTTGCTGGACCGATAATTACAGTTTGGGATTGCTTAAGTTAACTGGCGATGATCTTCTGGATGCCGAAAACTGGGAAAAAGATCCTGAACCTTATTTTTCACAATCTCCTGAAAATGGCGTCTATGGCCCTGGTCATAACTCGTTTTTTAAATCACCAGATGGAACAGAAGACTGGATCTTGTACCACGCCAATCCGAATTCGGGAGACGGTTGTGGTGGAAATCGCTCTCCAAGAATGCAAAAAATAACATGGAATGCAGATGGTACTCCAGATTTTGGAACTCCGGTAGCCCCGGGAACCGAACTGGAATTGCCTTCCGGCACCAGCGAAATAAAAAATACTGAAAATGAAAATTAA
- a CDS encoding glycoside hydrolase family 2 protein, whose product MNSIIKNITILCLVLLSQVTMQAQWKPAGDKIKSKWADEVNPDKPLNEYPRPIMERPDWKNLNGLWEYSIQQKGKAKPQNFDGDILVPFAVESSLSGVMKTVGAENELWYNTTFTVPGDWNGKKIKLNFDAVDWQADVWINDIKLGSHSGGYEPFSFDITPFLNKDGEQKLTVKVWDPSDEGPQPRGKQVKNPEGIWYTPVTGIWQTVWLEPVAEKSLQNLRFTPDIDNNTVKVSAEGSNSAYGDMIEVVVYDGNKEISTTKSSLDQEFSIHVNDPKLWSPDSPFLYRTEVKLISNGEVQDEVKSYFAMRKISSKRDENGIIRMQLNNEDIFQYGPLDQGWWPDGLYTAPTDEALKYDIVRTKELGFNMIRKHVKVEPARWYTHCDELGILVWQDMPNGGRGPGWQSRSFFKGSEDQRSERSENIYKKEWKGIMDHLYSYPSIVVWVPFNEAWGQFNTVEITEWTKNYDPSRLVNSASGGNHFHTGDILDLHNYPDPNLYLYDAERVTVLGEYGGIGLPLKKHLWKTDNNWGYVQFKNSDEVTDEYVKFAMKLKNLVKSGFSAAVYTQTTDVEGEVNGLMTYDRKVDKVDVARVRKANQEVIKTLD is encoded by the coding sequence ATGAATTCTATAATTAAAAATATAACGATCCTGTGCTTAGTCCTGCTAAGCCAGGTTACCATGCAAGCCCAGTGGAAGCCGGCGGGTGACAAGATCAAAAGTAAATGGGCAGATGAGGTAAACCCCGATAAGCCTTTAAATGAATATCCAAGACCGATCATGGAAAGACCGGACTGGAAAAACCTTAACGGACTCTGGGAATACAGTATCCAGCAAAAAGGCAAAGCGAAACCACAGAATTTTGACGGAGATATTTTGGTGCCATTTGCAGTGGAATCAAGTCTTTCCGGGGTTATGAAAACTGTCGGTGCTGAAAATGAATTATGGTATAACACCACTTTTACGGTTCCTGGAGACTGGAATGGTAAAAAGATCAAATTAAATTTTGACGCCGTAGACTGGCAGGCAGATGTCTGGATCAACGACATCAAATTAGGTTCGCATTCCGGAGGTTACGAGCCGTTTTCTTTTGATATCACGCCATTTTTGAATAAGGATGGGGAACAAAAATTAACTGTAAAGGTTTGGGATCCCAGTGATGAAGGGCCGCAGCCTAGAGGTAAGCAGGTTAAGAATCCTGAAGGGATCTGGTATACTCCGGTAACCGGAATCTGGCAAACAGTCTGGCTGGAACCTGTTGCTGAAAAAAGCCTTCAGAATTTAAGATTTACTCCAGATATCGATAATAATACCGTAAAGGTTTCTGCCGAAGGAAGCAATTCAGCTTACGGAGATATGATCGAAGTGGTTGTTTACGATGGTAATAAAGAGATCAGCACTACCAAATCATCTTTAGACCAGGAATTCAGCATTCATGTAAATGATCCAAAATTATGGTCGCCAGATTCCCCATTTTTATACCGAACTGAGGTGAAGCTTATCAGCAATGGAGAGGTTCAGGATGAGGTGAAGAGTTATTTCGCAATGCGTAAGATCTCCAGTAAAAGAGATGAAAATGGCATTATCAGAATGCAGCTGAATAACGAAGATATTTTCCAGTATGGTCCGTTAGATCAGGGATGGTGGCCTGATGGTCTATACACCGCGCCAACAGATGAAGCATTAAAATATGACATTGTAAGAACGAAAGAATTAGGCTTTAACATGATCAGAAAACATGTGAAGGTTGAGCCTGCAAGATGGTACACGCATTGTGACGAATTGGGAATTCTTGTTTGGCAGGATATGCCGAATGGAGGCCGCGGTCCGGGATGGCAGTCAAGAAGTTTCTTCAAAGGCAGCGAAGATCAGAGAAGCGAGCGTTCAGAAAATATTTATAAGAAAGAATGGAAAGGTATCATGGATCACCTGTATTCCTACCCGAGTATCGTGGTTTGGGTTCCTTTCAATGAAGCATGGGGACAGTTCAATACGGTTGAAATTACCGAGTGGACTAAAAATTACGATCCTTCAAGATTAGTGAATTCGGCCAGTGGTGGAAATCACTTTCATACCGGCGATATCCTGGATCTTCACAATTATCCAGATCCTAACCTTTATTTGTACGATGCGGAAAGGGTTACTGTTCTGGGTGAATATGGAGGAATTGGCCTTCCGCTGAAAAAGCATTTATGGAAAACCGATAACAACTGGGGATATGTTCAGTTTAAAAATTCTGATGAGGTAACCGATGAGTACGTAAAGTTCGCCATGAAATTAAAGAACCTCGTGAAATCTGGATTTTCCGCAGCTGTCTACACACAAACCACAGATGTAGAAGGTGAGGTAAACGGATTGATGACTTACGACCGTAAAGTTGATAAAGTTGATGTGGCAAGAGTTCGTAAAGCGAACCAGGAAGTTATTAAAACATTGGACTAA
- a CDS encoding DUF3823 domain-containing protein, with protein sequence MNTKYYILFLGLMLSLVSCEIDNYDEPQASFTGALTYQGDTIRVAQNDVRFQLWQSGFGKEGPLDVHVSQDGSFSSLLFNGDYRLKFIEGQGPFKALSQGTSQGDTIYLNLSGDTNMELEVMPYYMIRNPEMNLAGASVNASIDLQQVITGEDARDIEHVTLYLNTTRFVSANGDMHVARADADLGDMSNLNMKVDIPGDVVQDYIFARVGVKISGVEDMIYSPLQKLNF encoded by the coding sequence ATGAATACTAAATATTATATACTTTTTCTCGGCCTGATGCTCTCTTTAGTATCATGCGAGATAGACAATTACGACGAACCTCAGGCCAGCTTTACGGGTGCCCTTACCTACCAGGGAGATACTATAAGGGTAGCTCAGAATGATGTGCGCTTCCAGTTGTGGCAATCCGGCTTCGGAAAAGAAGGTCCCTTAGACGTGCATGTTTCCCAGGATGGATCTTTCAGCTCCTTGCTTTTTAATGGTGATTACCGCCTAAAATTTATTGAAGGTCAGGGACCCTTTAAGGCACTTTCGCAGGGAACAAGCCAGGGTGATACTATTTACCTAAACCTATCAGGGGATACCAATATGGAACTGGAAGTGATGCCCTATTACATGATCAGAAATCCAGAAATGAATCTTGCAGGCGCTTCGGTAAACGCCAGCATCGACCTACAACAGGTAATAACCGGGGAAGATGCCCGGGATATTGAACACGTCACACTTTACCTGAATACGACTCGATTCGTTTCAGCAAATGGAGATATGCATGTTGCCAGGGCTGATGCTGACCTAGGGGATATGAGTAACTTGAATATGAAGGTTGATATCCCTGGTGATGTGGTCCAGGATTACATTTTTGCCCGTGTAGGAGTCAAGATCAGCGGAGTAGAAGATATGATCTATTCCCCGCTTCAAAAATTAAATTTCTAA
- a CDS encoding RagB/SusD family nutrient uptake outer membrane protein: MKKHISILMVMAVLAGSCTSDSEFLDREPTNILTQDQIFSDSELPLSILADFYNRYYDFGRIEDWPSVADFNVAFWSEAGRYGHFQNSDRGYGDWGNWDYGYIREINLFMERLQASEELAESDKTRFLAEARFLRASYYFTLVKRMGGVPLILESEEYDFSGDPSYLQHPRETEAAIYDFVINEAEAVKDILPASADVKSRASKGAALAMEARAALYAGSIARYGQNTPSVSLPGGEVGIPASRAEAYYQTALDAAQAIIDGQAGNYSLYMKKPDLSENFASLFYDKSNNPEAIFVEDYMLQSGKVHGFTISNQPRYGAEEEEGGRINPSLNLVEAFETLEGECEPLPVKDNSGNYLKYENPEDIFEGRDARLKGTVIVPGSNFKGRQVDIWAGVLLPDGTIISGDSRGQQKEFPGSNGQEQVVGFDGPIDGLEFTAQTGFYIRKYQDPKAGSGQRGVQSDVWFIRYRYAEVLMNAAEAAFELGQPELSAKYMNEVRSRAGITTELTADDISFERIAHERFVEFAFEGLYFFDLKRWRIAHIVMDGVPMTEEEVTSDVCDVTDRLTQPWGLWPYKISDPGSSDDGQWTYRVMKPSRVTGADRFRLGNYYSEIGQDIINNNPLIVRNPNQ, from the coding sequence ATGAAAAAACATATATCGATTTTAATGGTGATGGCGGTGCTGGCTGGTAGCTGTACTTCAGACAGTGAGTTTTTAGACCGGGAGCCCACCAACATTCTAACACAGGACCAGATCTTCAGTGATTCTGAGTTACCGCTGTCTATCCTGGCCGATTTTTATAACAGGTACTATGACTTCGGAAGAATCGAAGACTGGCCGAGTGTAGCTGATTTCAATGTGGCATTCTGGTCAGAAGCCGGAAGATACGGGCATTTTCAGAATTCTGATCGCGGATATGGAGACTGGGGTAACTGGGATTATGGCTACATCCGTGAGATTAACCTGTTCATGGAACGCCTGCAAGCTTCCGAAGAACTTGCTGAAAGTGATAAAACCAGGTTTTTGGCCGAAGCACGATTCCTTCGAGCTTCCTATTACTTTACATTGGTAAAAAGAATGGGAGGAGTACCACTTATTCTTGAAAGTGAAGAGTACGATTTTAGCGGCGACCCGAGTTATCTTCAGCATCCGCGAGAAACAGAAGCGGCGATCTATGATTTTGTAATCAACGAAGCGGAAGCGGTAAAAGATATTCTGCCGGCCAGCGCCGATGTGAAATCGCGTGCCTCCAAAGGAGCAGCACTGGCCATGGAAGCTCGAGCGGCTTTATATGCCGGTTCTATTGCGCGATATGGCCAGAACACGCCATCGGTTTCGCTTCCGGGTGGAGAAGTTGGGATTCCAGCTTCGCGGGCAGAGGCTTATTACCAAACAGCACTTGACGCAGCTCAGGCAATTATTGACGGGCAGGCGGGTAATTATTCATTGTACATGAAGAAACCTGATCTTTCAGAAAATTTCGCCAGCCTGTTTTATGATAAATCGAATAATCCTGAAGCGATATTTGTGGAAGATTACATGCTTCAGAGCGGGAAGGTTCACGGTTTCACCATTTCCAACCAGCCTCGTTACGGCGCGGAAGAAGAGGAAGGCGGGAGGATCAACCCTTCTTTGAACCTTGTGGAGGCTTTTGAAACTCTGGAAGGGGAATGCGAACCATTACCGGTTAAAGACAATTCCGGAAATTACCTGAAATATGAAAATCCTGAAGATATTTTCGAAGGAAGAGATGCCCGACTTAAAGGTACAGTGATCGTTCCCGGTTCAAATTTTAAGGGAAGACAGGTTGATATCTGGGCAGGCGTTTTACTGCCTGACGGAACGATCATTTCTGGTGATTCGAGAGGGCAACAAAAAGAATTCCCAGGATCGAACGGCCAGGAACAGGTCGTTGGATTTGATGGGCCTATTGATGGTCTGGAATTTACCGCTCAAACCGGTTTTTATATCCGGAAATATCAGGACCCAAAAGCAGGTTCTGGTCAGCGAGGCGTACAGAGCGATGTATGGTTCATCCGTTACCGTTATGCAGAGGTTCTGATGAATGCCGCGGAAGCAGCTTTTGAGTTGGGCCAACCGGAGCTTTCAGCAAAATACATGAACGAAGTTCGGTCCAGAGCGGGAATCACAACCGAATTAACGGCTGATGATATTTCATTCGAAAGAATAGCACATGAACGTTTCGTGGAATTTGCTTTTGAAGGTTTGTATTTCTTCGACCTGAAAAGATGGAGGATCGCTCATATCGTGATGGACGGTGTGCCGATGACCGAAGAGGAAGTTACTTCAGATGTTTGTGACGTGACAGACCGCCTGACACAGCCATGGGGATTATGGCCTTACAAGATCAGTGACCCGGGAAGTTCGGATGATGGACAGTGGACCTATAGGGTGATGAAACCTAGCAGGGTGACCGGTGCCGATCGTTTCAGATTAGGAAATTACTATTCAGAAATTGGTCAGGATATCATCAATAATAACCCATTGATCGTGAGAAATCCTAACCAGTAA
- a CDS encoding cellulase family glycosylhydrolase, producing MRIITLITLVSLCFYSCKNAEGSTDKKDLAEAEATDSTNIAEVWTKQQANDWYDKQPWLVGANFNPSTAINQLEMWQEKTFDTATIDKELGWAEEIGMNTMRVYLHDLLHKEDAEGLYDRMDQYLAIADNHGIKTLFVLFDSCWDPFPKTGKQREPQPHVHNSGWVQSPGQEALQDSTQYGRLKEYVIGTVGKFKNDDRILGWDVWNEPDNMTGPSYEDVEIPNKKELVYNLLDQAFDWARSANPSQPLTSGLWTGDWSDHEKMEKMHKMQIAKSDVISFHNYNTPQDFEKKINQLKRYGKPMLCTEYMARPNGSTFQGFLPVARKYNIAMYNWGLVDGKSQTKYPWDTWTKKYTSEPDVWFHEVFQKDGKPYKKEETDLITQMTAEANAK from the coding sequence ATGCGAATTATTACCCTTATCACGCTCGTTAGCCTATGTTTTTACTCCTGTAAAAATGCTGAAGGGAGCACAGATAAAAAAGATCTGGCAGAAGCTGAAGCGACAGATTCTACTAATATTGCTGAAGTTTGGACCAAGCAGCAGGCCAATGACTGGTATGACAAGCAGCCATGGCTGGTAGGAGCTAATTTTAATCCGAGTACCGCGATCAATCAGCTTGAAATGTGGCAGGAAAAGACCTTTGATACTGCTACTATTGATAAAGAACTTGGCTGGGCAGAAGAGATCGGGATGAATACCATGAGGGTTTACCTTCACGATCTTTTACATAAGGAAGATGCTGAAGGATTGTATGACCGAATGGACCAGTATCTTGCCATTGCCGATAATCATGGTATTAAAACACTATTTGTATTATTCGATTCCTGCTGGGATCCGTTCCCTAAAACAGGGAAACAAAGAGAGCCGCAGCCTCATGTTCATAATTCTGGTTGGGTCCAAAGCCCGGGGCAGGAAGCATTACAGGATTCTACACAGTACGGCAGATTAAAAGAATACGTGATCGGTACTGTGGGAAAATTTAAAAATGATGACCGAATTCTGGGCTGGGATGTTTGGAATGAACCAGATAATATGACAGGTCCTTCTTATGAAGATGTTGAAATTCCGAATAAAAAGGAATTGGTTTATAATCTTCTGGACCAGGCATTCGATTGGGCTAGATCAGCAAATCCAAGCCAGCCTTTAACTTCTGGCCTTTGGACGGGAGATTGGAGTGATCACGAAAAAATGGAGAAAATGCACAAGATGCAGATTGCAAAATCTGATGTTATTTCTTTCCATAATTATAATACTCCTCAAGATTTTGAGAAAAAGATCAATCAGTTAAAGCGCTATGGTAAACCAATGCTTTGTACCGAATATATGGCGCGTCCCAATGGAAGTACTTTCCAGGGATTCTTACCGGTTGCCAGAAAATATAACATAGCCATGTATAACTGGGGTCTTGTAGACGGAAAAAGTCAAACCAAATACCCATGGGATACTTGGACTAAAAAATACACTTCTGAACCAGATGTCTGGTTCCACGAGGTCTTTCAGAAAGATGGTAAGCCTTATAAGAAAGAGGAAACCGATCTGATCACACAGATGACCGCTGAAGCGAATGCAAAATAA